GCTCGCAAATGCGATGTGAAAGTTCTGTTCTATATTGTTTCTAGATAGTTTCGATACATCGATAAAAGATTGTGTAGTAGCAGCAAAGATctgattcttttgttttttttttgttataatcaaAACAGTGAGCAGAAGCTTCCACTCGACTGGAGCAAAGAAGATGAGCGGAGGACATGGGCATGACGAGCCTTACTACCTCCACGCTAAGCACATGTACAATTTGGACCGCATGAAGTACCAAGGTCTCAAGATGTCTCTCGGTGTCTTCACCGCTTTCAGCATCGGTGTTGGTGTTCCCATCTTTGCTGTTGTCTTCCAGCAGAGGAAGACCGCT
This Raphanus sativus cultivar WK10039 unplaced genomic scaffold, ASM80110v3 Scaffold0531, whole genome shotgun sequence DNA region includes the following protein-coding sequences:
- the LOC130502381 gene encoding uncharacterized protein LOC130502381; protein product: MALNTGIRSVSKIIASSESSISRSVSRSFHSTGAKKMSGGHGHDEPYYLHAKHMYNLDRMKYQGLKMSLGVFTAFSIGVGVPIFAVVFQQRKTASG